The Anaerotignum propionicum DSM 1682 sequence ATTTACCTAATCTGGAAATTATTGTTTCTACACCAACATTAGTATATGTGATGCAAGCTATTTTTCTTATGTCAGAAATCTTATCAGATTTTTCAATAATATGATTGATATGATTAATAAGAAATCTAGTCTTACCAGCACCAGGCCCAGCAACAATTTTAAAATGATTCGAAATATTAATTCTTTCGTCGCTATCTTTTAATTTTTTTGCTACTGACAAATCCATTTTATCGCCTCACTTATATATGTTGGGACTACAAAGTCAAAAACTTTTTCTTTAGTGTCACTACTATTTTTAATATTACTAGAAATAATATATGAAAGCTCTTGTGCTACTTCACCTTTTTTGATTGAATTTAAATATCTTGCTGCAATAATATGTTTTGCAATTCTTGATGGTTCAAGTTTCGTTATTTGTAAAAAATTATTTATTATATCTTTAAATTTACCATTACGCATATTTTTCACTAAATCTTCTGTCTGTGATTTGTTGATATCATCATGATATTTTTCCATCATATTCTTAATTTCTTCTTTATTTGCTACTGATTCGGTAAGTAATTGATCACATTTAATGTTCTCAAGTATCATTTCATACTCAAATGTAGAGCCCTCTTTTTGCGTATAAACTCTAATTAAATCCGTTTTCTCTCTTTGCTGATACAATTCAGTTAAAGGATTGGATGTTTTTTTATATTCATAATTCAATTTGTCACTTTCGAGTAAAAAGGGAAAGCAAGATTTCCAACTACTATTTTCATCATCTTCTTCTGTTGTTTTATCCTTAATTTTTTTCATCACTGGATCCTTATCCGTAAGACAGACTATTTTTTTAGGAATTGCATATTGACTCTTATTTGTATCAAATAATTTTAAAAAATGATTGAAATATCTTCCATTAACATTTATAACCGAAACATGTGAATCAGTTAAATCTAAATTGCTATATTTTGCAAATTCAGGTAGTAATAATTGTTCTGCAATACCCTCAACAAAAACAATGCTTTTTGCAAAGAACATGTCGGCTTTTGTGACGTCCAAAAACCTTTCTACATATTTTTTTGATGCTTGGTCTTCTTCACTTTGAGAAAAAACTTTGCCTGGATATGCAATTTTTGTTTCATCCTCAGATTTATATAAAACTATAATGGAATCCAAATCCACCGCTGCTGTTATGCTAGGGGAATGAGTCGTAATAAAAATTTGTCTCACTTCATGCATACTATTCTCATTTAAAAACTTCAAAAGCTTATATTGCATATTAGGATGCAAATGTGCTTCTGGTTCTTCTATTGCTAAAACAGGAAAAACTTTAGCATTATTACCCATATATTCTCCTGAAGCATTCTTTTGCATCTTTGCGAGTAATAATGATATATATATCAGATTATTATATCCCAACCCATTACGTGTTGCAGGAAGTTTTACTCCTGTTTTATTTTCCACTACCAATCTCAAAGCTGAATACAGTTCTGTATCTAAAATTTTCCCATCAAAAGAAGGTGTTATATTATCAAAATCAGCACCTGTTTTCTCGGCGTATTTCAGCATTTCTTTTTTGCCGCCACTCATCCTAGTATGTAAATCTGCAATTAATACATCTGCTTTTTTTGAGAAATCTTTCTTCTTTAGGCGTATTTGTTCTTGTTTATCCTTTTTGCTTAATTTTTCATCAATTTTAATATCATAATCCATATAAAAATCAATAACTTCTCTTAATAACGTATTCCTTCCAGTAAATAAATCTCGTTCCACATCACGAATGGCATCTAAATATTGATAATCAAACTTTTTTATACTGTCCGAATCAACTGATGTCCTATGTTTATGATTTCCGATGAAAATTTTTGATGTATATTTTCTCAAAAAAGTAGTTTCTATTTCTCTCCAATAATCTTCAATATCTTTATTTGTTAATTTTCCTATTATTGATTTATAGTCATCTTCCTCTTTATCTGGAAGTGAAAATTCATATGTTATTGTTGCTTCATATGGTTTTTTAATTTTTGTTAGCCAAGTAGCAACCGTAATCAAGTCTTCCGAATATTCTTCTTCATTTTCCGATTCAACTAATTTTGCACTAATGACAATTTTGGGTGGGCTTGTCTTTAATTCTTCAATACTTGTATTATGATTAAAGTCATCAATAGATAATCTCTTAGAAGAGCCCTCTGAAAACAATAATTCTAATGCTTTAATAATAGTGGTTTTCCCCGAGTTATTAGCACCTACAATAACATTTATGTCCTTAGTGAATTGTATCTTTGTACTTTTTTTAAATCCTCTAAAATTTGTAAGGTTTAACTCTTGTATATACATATTAATCCTCCTTCAACCCAT is a genomic window containing:
- a CDS encoding ATP-dependent nuclease, with amino-acid sequence MYIQELNLTNFRGFKKSTKIQFTKDINVIVGANNSGKTTIIKALELLFSEGSSKRLSIDDFNHNTSIEELKTSPPKIVISAKLVESENEEEYSEDLITVATWLTKIKKPYEATITYEFSLPDKEEDDYKSIIGKLTNKDIEDYWREIETTFLRKYTSKIFIGNHKHRTSVDSDSIKKFDYQYLDAIRDVERDLFTGRNTLLREVIDFYMDYDIKIDEKLSKKDKQEQIRLKKKDFSKKADVLIADLHTRMSGGKKEMLKYAEKTGADFDNITPSFDGKILDTELYSALRLVVENKTGVKLPATRNGLGYNNLIYISLLLAKMQKNASGEYMGNNAKVFPVLAIEEPEAHLHPNMQYKLLKFLNENSMHEVRQIFITTHSPSITAAVDLDSIIVLYKSEDETKIAYPGKVFSQSEEDQASKKYVERFLDVTKADMFFAKSIVFVEGIAEQLLLPEFAKYSNLDLTDSHVSVINVNGRYFNHFLKLFDTNKSQYAIPKKIVCLTDKDPVMKKIKDKTTEEDDENSSWKSCFPFLLESDKLNYEYKKTSNPLTELYQQREKTDLIRVYTQKEGSTFEYEMILENIKCDQLLTESVANKEEIKNMMEKYHDDINKSQTEDLVKNMRNGKFKDIINNFLQITKLEPSRIAKHIIAARYLNSIKKGEVAQELSYIISSNIKNSSDTKEKVFDFVVPTYISEAIKWICQ